CCATGCACGGCATCTAGCGACATGTACATCTTCAGCGCCGTCGCCAGTTCCGTTTCCGACTCGCCCCAAGCGCCGCGGTAAGCCAACAGCCGGCCCAATTCCTGGTGCGCAAGCGCCTCGTCGAATTCGGCAGTGGCCTCCCGGCTGAGCACGAAGCTGCGCCGCAGGTTGGCCTCGGCGGCCCGCAACGCGCCGAGCTTCAATTGGTCGTCAGCCACGTTTCCCAAGCCGCTGGCGACGCCGCCCTTGGCGCCACGCTTCTGGTCAATGTCATTGGATGCCTCATACAGCGGTACGGCGCGGCGGGGCTGGCCGGTGAGGCTGTAGGAGTTTGCCAACTCGTTCAGCGTAAAGGCTTGGTCACTTTTGCGTTTCAGGCGCGGCGGGCGGTCCTCGCCGTCGGGGAAGAGCGCGCGCAACAGGTCAATTTGCAGCAGGTACGCGCCGAGTTGATAGTAAGCGGCTTTGTTGATTCGATCTCGGAAGAGCGTGAAGGCCTCGTCCAACTCTCCGGCGCGGACGGTGTGGTAATAGAGTTCGATGACGGGGGCGAGATCTTCCAGACGTGTCACGTTGTCCTGCGCGGGTACGGCGGCGAAGTAATCGCGCAGCCCGGCGTGAGCAGCGGCGCGGTCGGGCGCGGCCAGCCGATCGTAGGCGTAACGGCGCACGATGGGGTGCAGGTCGAACCGGCCCTCCCGCACGTCGTGGTGTAACAGCCCGCGCGCGACCAGGTCACGCAGGTCCGAGTCGAGCGGTGAAGGGGCGATAGGGAGAGAGTCTTTGCGTCCCCGTCGCTTCGTCTTCTTGCCTCTCTGTCGTTCCTCATCCGCCAACGCCTTGAGCGTCTCGTAGCTTACCGGGCTGCGGAAGCAGGCGATGCGGCCCAGAAGTGCCTTCCGCGACGGCGCCAAGCTGTCGTAGGCCGTCTCGAGCACGTGATGCTGGCGCTGGACCTGGTCGCCGCTCACGTCCAGTCGCTTCGCCGCGGCGACGTCGCCGGGCTGCTGGAAATCGCGCGCGAACAGGCCGGCCAGCAGCCGCAGGCTGAGCGGATGGTAGCCGTACGGCGCGCACGCGGTTTCGATCTCGGTGTGCGTGCCGCGGATGCCCTGGGCGCGGAAGAACGCGACGGCATCGGCGGGCTGCATCTGCCTGAGTTCCTCCTCGCGGCAGCCGCCCAGCAATCCGCCCCCCTTGGCCTCGAGGACGCGCGGGCAGAGCCGCGTGGTGAGGAGCACCTTCGACCGAAGCTGCGGCTGAAGGGCGACATTGTGCAGGAACAGCTCGGCCAGCGGCGAGATGCAGTCACGGTCGCTGCCGTCGTGTTTCGCCTCGTCCCCCTGATACGCGGCGTCGAGCCCACCGAACGCGCGCAGCACCCGCTCGAAGCCGTCGAGCACCAGCAGCGTGCCGGGCGCTCGGAGCATCTCCCAAAGCGTCGTGACCGCGTCTCGTGCGGAGAGCTTCGCCGCGTCGATCGTTCCTCCGCCGAGGTAACCGAGCGTCTCGGTCAGGAAGTGGTCGAAGCTGGCGTCCCCCTCATAGAAGCTCCACCAGGCGACCCGCGGCCAGGCGGCCGGACGCGCGT
This window of the Acidobacteriota bacterium genome carries:
- a CDS encoding TIR domain-containing protein, which codes for MDVFISYSSRDKEWVRGHLLPRIEQAGLKAFIDFRDFTRGAPSIKEMARAVKECPKTLLVLTPDYIASEWCDLESVMVQTLSPANRDLRIIPLLKTPCEKPLYVGALTHIDFTDGADQDLAWRQLLTALGKPPEPEPPQAPLRDQWFLAHPYPMPPNFTGRVAERAMLDRWLDADAGHPLLSLRALGGFGKSALVWHWLTHDARPAAWPRVAWWSFYEGDASFDHFLTETLGYLGGGTIDAAKLSARDAVTTLWEMLRAPGTLLVLDGFERVLRAFGGLDAAYQGDEAKHDGSDRDCISPLAELFLHNVALQPQLRSKVLLTTRLCPRVLEAKGGGLLGGCREEELRQMQPADAVAFFRAQGIRGTHTEIETACAPYGYHPLSLRLLAGLFARDFQQPGDVAAAKRLDVSGDQVQRQHHVLETAYDSLAPSRKALLGRIACFRSPVSYETLKALADEERQRGKKTKRRGRKDSLPIAPSPLDSDLRDLVARGLLHHDVREGRFDLHPIVRRYAYDRLAAPDRAAAHAGLRDYFAAVPAQDNVTRLEDLAPVIELYYHTVRAGELDEAFTLFRDRINKAAYYQLGAYLLQIDLLRALFPDGEDRPPRLKRKSDQAFTLNELANSYSLTGQPRRAVPLYEASNDIDQKRGAKGGVASGLGNVADDQLKLGALRAAEANLRRSFVLSREATAEFDEALAHQELGRLLAYRGAWGESETELATALKMYMSLDAVHGQGIVWAYRARRELLWLRITSHAAVRNPTFASESARRALTLADQVAREDVPVEYDYVRAHWLLGAAHRVAGQPDEAERHLHEALERCRRINMVDHEADILIDLARLRAAAGADDEALRLADEARVIAERSGYVLQGADAHLELARLALARGDHSAARQHADESHRLATCDGPPDHTYAAAYAEAAALLASLPPQRDGGPSVG